The following proteins are encoded in a genomic region of Sorangiineae bacterium MSr12523:
- the ada gene encoding bifunctional DNA-binding transcriptional regulator/O6-methylguanine-DNA methyltransferase Ada: protein MITISMVSTTPNDDSRWQAVVRRDRTADGEFFYSVRTTGIYCRPSCASRLARRENVAFHTTRAEAERAGFRACKRCRPDAAALDARRAEAVAKACRLIEESDEMPSLDDLAEAAEMSRFHFHRVFKQVTGVTPKAYAEAHRAERVQDELGRASTVTEAIYESGFQSNGRFYATSSQMLGMTPTAFRKGGHGASIRFAVGECWLGSILVAATDKGVCAILLGDNPDELVRDIQDRFPKAQLVGGDPAFEELVARVVGLVEAPEQSLDLPLDVRGSAFQKRVWQALRTIPAGSTLSYSDIATRIGQPKAVRAVARACASNSLAVAIPCHRVVRTDGSLSGYRWGVDRKRALLQREGVQREGAPS, encoded by the coding sequence ATGATTACGATTTCCATGGTGTCGACCACCCCGAACGACGATTCACGCTGGCAAGCCGTGGTGCGGCGCGACCGCACGGCCGACGGTGAATTCTTCTATTCCGTCCGGACCACGGGCATCTACTGCAGGCCTTCGTGCGCCTCCCGCTTGGCACGCCGCGAAAATGTGGCGTTCCATACGACCCGCGCCGAGGCCGAGCGGGCCGGCTTCCGTGCCTGCAAGCGGTGCCGACCGGACGCGGCCGCGCTCGACGCGCGCCGGGCCGAGGCCGTCGCGAAAGCCTGCCGCCTGATCGAAGAGTCCGACGAAATGCCGAGCCTGGACGACCTTGCGGAGGCGGCCGAAATGAGCCGGTTCCACTTTCACCGCGTGTTCAAGCAGGTGACGGGCGTCACGCCGAAGGCTTATGCGGAGGCCCACCGCGCGGAGCGCGTCCAAGACGAGCTCGGTCGTGCGTCGACCGTGACGGAGGCCATCTACGAATCAGGCTTCCAATCGAACGGGCGATTTTACGCCACCTCGTCTCAAATGCTCGGGATGACGCCCACGGCCTTCCGCAAAGGTGGGCACGGCGCGTCCATTCGATTCGCCGTGGGCGAGTGCTGGCTCGGCTCGATCCTGGTGGCGGCCACCGACAAGGGCGTGTGTGCGATCTTGCTCGGCGACAATCCGGACGAGCTGGTGCGCGACATCCAAGACCGCTTTCCCAAAGCCCAACTCGTGGGCGGCGATCCGGCGTTCGAAGAGCTCGTGGCGCGCGTCGTGGGCCTGGTCGAAGCACCGGAGCAAAGCCTCGATCTGCCGCTGGACGTGCGCGGCAGCGCGTTCCAAAAGCGCGTGTGGCAAGCGTTGCGGACCATCCCCGCGGGATCGACGCTCAGCTACTCGGACATTGCGACGCGCATCGGGCAGCCCAAGGCGGTGCGGGCGGTGGCACGTGCCTGCGCCTCGAACAGCCTGGCAGTGGCCATCCCTTGCCACCGCGTGGTGCGGACCGACGGCTCGCTGTCGGGGTACCGCTGGGGGGTCGATCGAAAGCGCGCGCTTCTCCAGCGCGAGGGGGTCCAGCGCGAGGGGGCGCCTTCATGA
- a CDS encoding 2OG-Fe(II) oxygenase, producing MKKRVGALDWANIAKDLDAHGYATTGALLTEKECDALTGTYAHEELFRSRVVMARHGFGRGEYQYFSYPLLPILAELRAAFYPLLSDIANRWNEAMGIDVRYPREHAEFLARCHASEQTRPTPLILRYGPGDYNCLHQDLYGEHVFPLQVAFLLSEPGADFQGGEFVLTEQRPRMQSRAEVVPLARGEGVIFPVHHRPVQGTRGIYRVNMRHGVSRLRSGERYTVGIIFHDAK from the coding sequence ATGAAGAAGCGCGTCGGCGCGCTGGATTGGGCGAACATCGCGAAGGACTTGGACGCGCACGGGTACGCCACCACCGGCGCGCTCCTGACCGAGAAAGAGTGCGATGCGCTCACGGGCACCTACGCGCACGAGGAGCTGTTTCGGAGCCGGGTCGTCATGGCACGGCATGGGTTCGGCCGGGGCGAGTACCAGTATTTTTCCTATCCGCTCCTGCCCATCCTGGCCGAATTGCGGGCGGCTTTTTATCCCCTGCTCTCGGACATCGCGAACCGCTGGAACGAGGCGATGGGCATCGACGTGCGCTACCCGCGCGAGCACGCGGAGTTCCTCGCGCGGTGCCACGCCAGCGAACAAACGCGGCCCACGCCCCTGATCCTTCGCTACGGCCCCGGGGACTACAATTGCTTGCACCAGGATCTGTACGGCGAACACGTCTTTCCGTTGCAGGTCGCGTTTCTGCTGTCCGAGCCCGGGGCCGATTTCCAGGGCGGGGAGTTCGTCCTTACGGAGCAGCGCCCGCGCATGCAGTCGCGCGCCGAGGTCGTGCCGCTCGCGCGCGGCGAGGGCGTGATCTTTCCCGTGCACCACCGCCCGGTGCAGGGCACCCGCGGCATCTACCGCGTGAACATGCGCCACGGGGTGAGCCGTTTGCGCTCTGGCGAGCGCTACACCGTCGGAATCATCTTTCACGACGCGAAGTAA
- a CDS encoding TetR/AcrR family transcriptional regulator yields the protein MVLAITRKESNELTRKRLVNGAIDLLREKGVAAATTGRIAKAAGIKQSSFYAHFADRDEVLEVAAAEIGGRVLEKLKRQHAKLDPADVSGSVRRAFRAMGTAFLSEPELTRIFLRHRSDDTSPLGRSFRRLLDRARVELKESFHLYGLAPRPVVAECYAEIIVASTLGLLEAVLDGRVHDADAALDVLGGVTFTALRALHEKG from the coding sequence ATGGTGCTCGCGATCACCCGCAAGGAGAGCAACGAGCTGACGCGCAAGCGCCTCGTCAATGGGGCGATCGATCTCCTGCGGGAGAAGGGCGTGGCGGCGGCTACCACGGGGCGCATCGCCAAGGCGGCGGGCATCAAGCAATCGAGCTTCTACGCGCACTTCGCCGATCGGGACGAGGTGCTCGAGGTGGCTGCGGCCGAGATCGGCGGTCGCGTTCTCGAGAAATTGAAGCGCCAGCACGCGAAGCTCGACCCGGCCGATGTCTCGGGCTCGGTGCGGCGCGCGTTCCGTGCCATGGGCACGGCGTTTCTCTCGGAGCCCGAGCTCACGCGCATCTTCCTTCGCCACCGCTCGGACGACACATCCCCGCTAGGCCGAAGCTTTCGGCGACTGCTCGACCGCGCGCGGGTGGAGCTCAAAGAGAGCTTCCACCTGTACGGGCTCGCGCCTAGGCCGGTGGTGGCGGAGTGCTACGCGGAAATCATCGTGGCATCGACCCTGGGCCTGCTCGAAGCGGTGCTCGATGGTCGCGTCCACGATGCCGATGCCGCGCTCGATGTCCTGGGTGGAGTGACCTTCACAGCGCTGCGTGCGCTGCATGAGAAAGGCTGA
- a CDS encoding acyl-CoA dehydrogenase family protein codes for MAAATTRRKPSTFERVARGPLRLLTHFGGAEIAEKLRLRGPAAKILYHGAKTSMRAATTAANAVSQLGKKPAARLKPSAGSALFDPTPTEEQTLMRDTMRRFADEVLRPAAYAADEATKTPDAIFEQAHALGLAQLAIPEALGGMAESRSHVAGALIAEQLARGDMGLALAILAPLAVVNALVDWGTAEQQEIYLTPFLKGEAFVPAALALLEPRPLFDPMQPRTGAVRSNDGGWVLHGEKSLVPLAESATLFAVVADVRGRGPQVFLVDRATPGLTVQRDPAMGLRAAGLGRLRLDNARVPSSALLGGDGGSFDIGALVDRARIAWGAMAVGTGQAILDYVIPYCNDRQAFGEPVSHRQSVAFLIADMAIELEGMRLLVHRAASLSERGGDVAHAAALARTQCANKGMKIGTDGVQLLGGHGFVKEHPVERWYRDLRAIAILEGALSV; via the coding sequence ATGGCGGCTGCAACGACACGGAGAAAACCGTCGACCTTCGAGCGCGTCGCGCGCGGCCCTCTGCGGCTGCTCACGCACTTCGGCGGGGCGGAAATCGCGGAGAAGCTCCGCCTGCGCGGGCCCGCGGCGAAAATTCTCTACCACGGCGCCAAGACGAGCATGCGCGCCGCCACCACCGCGGCCAATGCCGTCTCCCAGCTCGGGAAAAAGCCTGCGGCCCGCCTGAAGCCGTCGGCCGGCTCGGCGCTCTTCGACCCGACGCCCACCGAAGAGCAAACCTTGATGCGCGACACCATGCGGCGATTCGCCGACGAAGTGCTGCGCCCGGCCGCGTACGCCGCCGACGAAGCCACGAAGACGCCCGACGCCATCTTCGAACAGGCGCACGCCCTTGGCCTCGCGCAATTGGCCATCCCGGAGGCGCTCGGCGGCATGGCGGAATCGCGCTCGCACGTGGCGGGTGCGCTCATCGCCGAGCAGCTCGCCCGCGGGGATATGGGCCTCGCGTTGGCCATCCTGGCGCCGCTCGCCGTGGTCAACGCCCTCGTCGATTGGGGCACGGCCGAGCAGCAAGAGATCTACCTGACCCCCTTTCTCAAGGGCGAAGCCTTCGTGCCGGCGGCCCTCGCGCTCCTCGAGCCGCGCCCGCTCTTCGATCCGATGCAGCCGCGCACCGGCGCCGTGCGCTCGAATGACGGCGGGTGGGTCCTCCACGGCGAAAAATCGCTGGTGCCGCTCGCGGAAAGCGCCACACTTTTTGCCGTCGTGGCCGACGTGCGCGGCCGCGGACCGCAGGTGTTCCTCGTGGATCGAGCCACACCGGGCCTCACCGTCCAGCGCGATCCGGCGATGGGACTCCGGGCGGCGGGGCTCGGGCGCCTTCGGCTCGACAATGCGCGCGTTCCCTCGAGCGCGCTGCTCGGCGGCGATGGCGGAAGCTTCGACATCGGCGCCTTGGTCGACCGCGCGCGCATCGCCTGGGGGGCGATGGCGGTGGGCACCGGTCAGGCCATCCTCGATTACGTCATCCCGTACTGCAACGACCGGCAGGCCTTCGGCGAGCCCGTGTCGCATCGTCAATCGGTCGCGTTTCTCATTGCCGACATGGCCATCGAACTCGAGGGCATGCGCCTGCTCGTCCACCGCGCCGCGAGTCTCTCCGAGCGCGGTGGAGACGTTGCGCACGCAGCCGCCCTGGCGCGCACGCAGTGTGCGAACAAAGGCATGAAAATCGGCACCGACGGCGTGCAGCTCCTCGGCGGGCACGGCTTCGTCAAGGAACACCCCGTCGAGCGCTGGTACCGCGATCTGCGGGCCATTGCCATCCTCGAAGGCGCACTTTCGGTCTGA
- a CDS encoding acyl-CoA dehydrogenase family protein yields MNLEIPKKLRPIVEQARLVAENVFRPISRKYDTAEHSYPKELDMLAALLDGMNEGGGRASASHLNRDDGARDPSATTKNGGNMIGVLGMMELCWGDVGLALTIPRQGLGNAAVAAVGTPEQKERFGKAWVAMAITEPSAGSDSAAIRTTARLDGDEWVLSGEKIFVTCGERADAVVVWATLDASVGRAAIKSFLVPKGTPGMKVVRLDKKLGIRASDTATIVFEDCRIPKENILGSPEIDTKKSFAGVMKTFDNTRPIVAAMAVGVARAALDRTKEILGRSNLLGRDARPGPNANAVETELHRLEAELEAARLLTMKAAWMADNGIPNSLEASMAKAKAARVANEITLRCVEWCGSVGYAEGELLEKWARDSKILDIFEGTQQIQMLIIARRLLGKSSAELR; encoded by the coding sequence ATGAACCTGGAAATCCCGAAAAAACTCCGCCCCATCGTCGAGCAAGCGCGCCTCGTCGCCGAGAACGTCTTCCGCCCCATCTCGCGCAAGTACGACACCGCCGAGCATTCGTACCCCAAGGAGCTCGACATGCTCGCCGCGCTCCTCGACGGCATGAACGAGGGCGGCGGGCGCGCCTCGGCCAGCCATTTGAACCGCGACGACGGCGCACGCGATCCTTCCGCCACCACGAAGAACGGCGGCAACATGATCGGCGTCCTCGGCATGATGGAGCTCTGTTGGGGCGACGTCGGCCTGGCGCTCACCATTCCGAGGCAAGGCCTGGGCAACGCTGCGGTGGCCGCCGTGGGCACGCCGGAGCAAAAGGAGCGCTTCGGCAAGGCGTGGGTGGCCATGGCCATCACCGAACCGAGCGCCGGTTCGGACTCCGCCGCCATCCGCACCACCGCGCGCCTCGACGGCGACGAGTGGGTCCTTTCGGGCGAGAAGATCTTCGTCACGTGCGGCGAGCGCGCCGATGCCGTCGTGGTGTGGGCCACGCTCGATGCGTCCGTGGGCCGGGCGGCCATCAAGTCCTTCTTGGTGCCCAAGGGCACGCCGGGCATGAAGGTCGTGCGGCTCGACAAAAAGCTGGGCATCCGCGCCTCGGACACGGCCACCATCGTGTTCGAGGACTGCCGCATCCCCAAGGAGAACATCCTGGGCAGCCCGGAGATCGACACGAAAAAGTCGTTCGCGGGCGTGATGAAGACGTTCGACAACACGCGCCCCATCGTGGCTGCCATGGCCGTCGGCGTGGCTCGCGCCGCGCTGGATCGCACCAAGGAGATCCTCGGGCGCAGCAACCTGCTCGGACGCGACGCGCGCCCCGGGCCCAACGCCAACGCGGTCGAGACCGAGCTTCACCGCCTCGAAGCGGAACTCGAGGCTGCGCGACTCCTGACGATGAAGGCCGCCTGGATGGCCGACAACGGCATCCCCAACTCGCTCGAGGCCAGCATGGCCAAGGCGAAGGCGGCGCGCGTCGCCAACGAGATCACACTCCGCTGCGTCGAATGGTGCGGCAGCGTGGGCTACGCGGAAGGAGAGCTCTTGGAGAAGTGGGCGCGCGATTCGAAGATTTTGGACATCTTCGAGGGCACGCAGCAGATCCAAATGCTCATCATCGCGCGCCGGCTGCTCGGCAAATCGAGCGCGGAACTTCGATAA
- a CDS encoding HAD-IA family hydrolase has product MSKPTLLFDLDGTLVDTDPLHFQAFCAMLGECGGPEIDLAYYQTYVMGGGVREIFARLMPKHTYAEHVAFAGRKEAIFREMVAQPDVAGLEPTRGLLPLLDWAKSQKVRCGLVTNAPRENANLMLEVLGIARYFETVVIAEELAHTKPHPLPYLTGLKELGVSADTALAFEDSRSGVRAATAAGIRTVGIRSSLSDQALRDAGADYAVADFEDPVLWSELRAATGGYRQIRETSVQNGG; this is encoded by the coding sequence ATGTCGAAACCCACGTTGCTGTTCGATCTCGATGGGACCCTGGTCGATACGGATCCTCTACATTTTCAGGCCTTTTGCGCGATGTTGGGCGAGTGCGGCGGGCCGGAAATCGATCTCGCGTATTACCAGACCTACGTGATGGGCGGCGGCGTCCGGGAGATTTTTGCCCGGTTGATGCCGAAACACACCTACGCGGAACACGTGGCCTTCGCGGGGCGCAAAGAAGCCATCTTTCGCGAAATGGTGGCCCAGCCCGACGTGGCGGGGCTCGAACCGACGCGCGGACTGCTGCCCTTGCTCGATTGGGCCAAGTCGCAAAAGGTCCGTTGCGGCCTCGTCACGAATGCGCCGCGTGAAAATGCCAACCTGATGCTCGAGGTGCTGGGCATCGCGCGGTACTTCGAGACGGTGGTCATCGCCGAGGAGCTGGCGCACACCAAGCCGCACCCCTTGCCCTACCTCACGGGTTTGAAGGAGCTGGGCGTCTCGGCCGACACGGCGCTGGCCTTCGAAGATTCGCGCTCCGGGGTGCGAGCAGCCACGGCCGCGGGCATCCGCACGGTGGGCATCCGCTCGTCGCTGTCCGACCAGGCGTTGCGCGATGCCGGGGCCGACTACGCCGTGGCCGACTTCGAGGATCCCGTGCTCTGGTCCGAGCTGCGTGCGGCCACCGGCGGCTATCGACAGATCCGCGAAACGTCAGTACAAAACGGCGGATGA
- a CDS encoding S-methyl-5'-thioadenosine phosphorylase: MIGVIGGSGLYRMDDIADARWENVTSPFGAPSDALLFGRLAGHDVVFLPRHGRGHRIPPTDINVRANIDVLKRAGCTQILSLTAVGSLREELPPGTLVVVDQFIDRTFARVKTFFGPGFTGHVSMAEPVCGRMGDVAAAAAKSQGIPVSRGGTYIVMEGPQFSTRAESELYRSWGCSVIGMTAMPEAKLAREAEMCFCTVAMVTDYDCWHTAHGAVTAHAVAEVMAGNVTHAQNLLRKVVPALAGVGTCDRGCHTALEGAVMTAPETYDPELVGKLDAVCARFFAKGKN, encoded by the coding sequence ATGATCGGTGTCATCGGCGGCAGTGGGCTCTATCGGATGGACGACATCGCCGATGCGCGATGGGAGAACGTAACTTCCCCGTTCGGGGCTCCTTCCGATGCGCTGCTGTTCGGGCGCCTGGCTGGGCACGACGTCGTGTTCTTGCCGCGGCACGGGCGCGGGCACCGCATCCCGCCGACGGACATCAACGTGCGCGCCAACATCGATGTGCTCAAGCGCGCGGGCTGTACGCAGATCCTTTCGCTCACGGCCGTGGGCAGCCTTCGTGAAGAGCTTCCGCCGGGCACGCTCGTCGTGGTGGATCAATTCATCGACCGCACGTTTGCGCGCGTAAAGACCTTCTTTGGGCCAGGCTTCACCGGGCACGTGTCGATGGCGGAGCCGGTTTGCGGACGCATGGGCGACGTGGCGGCGGCGGCGGCGAAGTCGCAGGGCATTCCGGTGAGCCGCGGCGGCACGTACATCGTGATGGAGGGTCCGCAGTTTTCAACGCGGGCCGAGTCGGAGCTGTATCGCTCCTGGGGCTGCTCGGTCATCGGCATGACGGCCATGCCGGAGGCGAAGCTCGCTCGCGAGGCGGAGATGTGTTTCTGCACCGTCGCCATGGTCACCGATTACGACTGCTGGCACACGGCCCACGGTGCGGTGACGGCGCACGCCGTGGCGGAGGTGATGGCCGGCAACGTGACGCACGCGCAGAACCTGCTGCGCAAGGTCGTTCCGGCCCTCGCCGGCGTGGGCACGTGCGATCGCGGCTGCCACACGGCACTCGAGGGCGCGGTGATGACGGCGCCAGAGACGTACGATCCCGAGCTGGTGGGCAAGTTGGACGCGGTCTGCGCGCGCTTTTTCGCGAAGGGGAAAAACTGA
- a CDS encoding galactose mutarotase, translating to MSRELFGKGPDGEDVHRYVLSNDAGVSVDVISYGATITAAHVPDRTGTKRNVVLGFSSLAPYLGPHPALGAVMGRFANRIAGGTFTLDGTVYKLPINNNGNTLHGGKRGFDRHTWREVEFDPKNARLVLGHTSPDGDEGFPGTLDVRVTYTLTAKNELCIDYFATTDKPTVVNLTNHAYFNLSGEGTGDILDHELVIFADSFAPVHRNQIPLGELQDVTGTPLDFRQATPIGARIRQGHEQLVRGMGYDHCYFLKKPAGTPADQPIHAARVRSPKTGIVLDTYTTEPGVEFFTGNVFDATLVGPSGSVYRQTDGLCLETQHFPDSPNQPAFPSSVLRPGTPFKSRTIYQFGISE from the coding sequence ATGAGCCGTGAGCTTTTCGGGAAGGGGCCCGATGGAGAGGACGTCCATCGGTATGTGCTGTCGAACGATGCGGGCGTGTCGGTCGACGTCATCAGCTACGGAGCCACCATCACGGCGGCGCACGTGCCGGACCGCACGGGCACGAAGCGCAACGTGGTGCTCGGCTTTTCGTCGCTCGCGCCGTACCTCGGGCCGCACCCGGCGCTGGGCGCGGTGATGGGGCGGTTTGCCAACCGCATCGCGGGCGGCACGTTCACGCTGGATGGCACGGTGTACAAGCTGCCGATCAACAACAACGGCAACACGTTGCACGGCGGCAAGCGCGGGTTCGATCGCCACACGTGGCGCGAGGTGGAGTTCGACCCGAAGAACGCGCGCTTGGTCCTCGGGCATACGAGCCCGGACGGCGACGAGGGCTTCCCCGGCACGCTCGACGTGCGCGTGACGTACACGCTCACGGCGAAAAACGAGCTTTGCATCGATTATTTCGCCACGACGGACAAGCCCACGGTGGTCAACCTCACGAACCACGCGTACTTCAATTTGTCCGGCGAGGGCACGGGCGACATTCTGGATCACGAGCTGGTCATCTTCGCCGACAGCTTCGCGCCGGTGCACCGCAACCAGATCCCACTCGGCGAGCTCCAAGACGTGACGGGCACGCCTCTCGACTTCCGGCAGGCAACGCCCATCGGCGCACGCATCCGCCAGGGGCATGAGCAGCTCGTACGCGGCATGGGCTACGACCACTGTTACTTTTTGAAGAAGCCCGCGGGTACGCCCGCCGATCAACCGATCCACGCGGCGCGCGTGCGCAGTCCGAAGACCGGCATCGTGCTCGATACGTACACGACCGAGCCCGGGGTCGAGTTCTTCACCGGCAACGTCTTCGACGCCACCCTCGTCGGCCCAAGCGGTTCGGTCTACCGCCAAACCGATGGGCTCTGCCTCGAGACGCAGCACTTCCCCGACTCCCCGAACCAGCCGGCATTTCCCTCGAGCGTGCTACGGCCCGGCACCCCGTTCAAGAGCCGCACCATCTACCAATTCGGCATCTCGGAGTAA
- a CDS encoding HAD-IA family hydrolase: MIDRALVERVDLLCLDAGNTVIFLDHARIARFLESRGVDAEIDALIQAEGSAKRGLAGDGSGEVVAFSWPHEREPGGAEWGKVMGTIMALGARAPRERVPELLAALWEEHLRFNLYSRVPEGLPAAISRLRSAGVKVAIISNSEGRLASLFEELGILACFDRVVDSSVVGVAKPDPRIFSFATEAFGISPDRTLHLGDTFATDIAGARAAGIRTALIDPFLHYPGLYLDVPRVDSVAQVSDAILALR; this comes from the coding sequence GTGATCGACCGAGCCCTCGTCGAGCGCGTCGATCTTCTCTGCCTCGACGCGGGCAACACGGTCATCTTCCTCGACCACGCCCGCATCGCGCGATTCTTGGAGTCGCGCGGTGTGGACGCCGAGATCGACGCACTGATTCAGGCCGAGGGTTCGGCCAAGCGAGGCCTCGCCGGCGATGGTTCCGGCGAGGTCGTCGCGTTTTCATGGCCGCACGAACGCGAACCCGGCGGCGCCGAGTGGGGCAAGGTGATGGGCACCATCATGGCCCTCGGTGCCCGCGCCCCTCGCGAGCGCGTGCCCGAGCTTCTCGCGGCGCTCTGGGAAGAGCACCTTCGCTTCAATTTGTATTCACGCGTCCCCGAGGGCCTCCCCGCCGCCATTTCGCGCCTTCGCTCCGCCGGTGTGAAGGTGGCCATCATCAGCAACTCCGAGGGTCGTCTGGCGTCCTTGTTCGAGGAGCTAGGCATCCTCGCGTGCTTCGACCGGGTCGTCGACAGCAGCGTCGTCGGCGTAGCCAAGCCCGACCCCCGCATTTTCTCTTTCGCCACCGAGGCCTTCGGCATCTCCCCGGACCGCACGCTGCACCTCGGCGACACCTTCGCCACCGACATCGCCGGCGCCCGCGCCGCCGGCATCCGCACCGCGCTCATCGACCCCTTCTTGCACTACCCCGGCCTGTACCTGGACGTGCCGCGCGTCGACAGCGTCGCGCAAGTCTCCGACGCGATCCTCGCGCTGCGCTAA
- the ald gene encoding alanine dehydrogenase, producing MIVGVPKEIKTREYRVGMTPAGVRMLTTHGHKVLIEKGAGEGSGIKDSEYVAQGATIVPTAADAWGAEMVVKVKEPLPAEYGFFREGLVLYTYLHLAPEPELTRQLVKSKVAGVAYETIELADGSLPLLRPMSEVAGRMAVQVGAMCLQKEHGGKGVLLGGVPGTRRGRVVILGGGVVGQNAATIAIGMGAQVTVLDVRAHTMAYLEDVFGGAIETLYSNPTNIEEAVTRADLVVGAVLVTGAAAPKLVSEQLIGRMTPGSVVVDVAVDQGGCIETCRPTTHDNPTYEVHGVVHYCVANMPGAVAQTSTWALTNTTSSYAVKIADKGLVAAVREDPALAKGVNTYQGHVTCEPVAQAHKLEYTPLSKLLSIT from the coding sequence GTGATTGTTGGCGTCCCGAAAGAGATCAAGACCCGCGAGTATCGAGTTGGCATGACCCCGGCTGGTGTCCGCATGCTCACCACGCACGGTCACAAAGTCCTCATCGAAAAAGGGGCGGGGGAGGGGAGCGGCATCAAGGATTCCGAGTATGTCGCGCAAGGCGCAACCATCGTCCCGACGGCGGCGGACGCGTGGGGCGCGGAGATGGTCGTCAAGGTCAAGGAGCCGCTCCCCGCGGAGTATGGCTTCTTCCGTGAAGGGCTGGTTCTTTATACCTACTTGCACCTGGCCCCCGAGCCGGAGCTGACGCGTCAGTTGGTGAAGTCGAAGGTCGCGGGCGTTGCCTACGAGACCATCGAGCTCGCCGACGGTTCGCTGCCGCTGCTCCGCCCGATGAGCGAAGTGGCCGGCCGCATGGCCGTGCAAGTCGGTGCGATGTGTCTCCAGAAGGAGCACGGCGGCAAGGGCGTTCTGCTCGGCGGCGTGCCGGGCACCCGTCGCGGCCGCGTGGTCATCCTCGGCGGCGGCGTCGTCGGCCAGAATGCGGCGACCATCGCCATCGGCATGGGCGCGCAGGTCACGGTGCTCGACGTTCGCGCCCACACGATGGCGTACCTCGAGGACGTGTTCGGCGGCGCGATCGAGACGCTGTACTCGAATCCGACGAACATCGAAGAAGCCGTCACGCGTGCGGACCTCGTGGTTGGCGCTGTGCTGGTCACGGGTGCGGCGGCGCCGAAGCTCGTGAGCGAGCAGCTCATTGGCCGCATGACGCCGGGCTCCGTCGTCGTCGACGTTGCCGTCGACCAGGGCGGTTGCATCGAGACGTGCCGTCCGACGACGCACGACAACCCGACCTACGAAGTGCACGGCGTCGTTCACTACTGCGTGGCGAACATGCCGGGCGCGGTGGCGCAGACGAGCACGTGGGCGCTCACCAACACGACGTCGTCGTACGCCGTGAAGATCGCCGACAAGGGCCTCGTCGCCGCCGTACGGGAAGATCCGGCGCTGGCCAAGGGCGTCAACACGTACCAGGGCCACGTGACGTGCGAGCCGGTCGCGCAGGCGCACAAGCTCGAGTACACGCCGCTGTCGAAGCTTCTTTCGATCACGTGA
- a CDS encoding quinone-dependent dihydroorotate dehydrogenase, with translation MKQRVSRATHGSEPRHPSDLWLGKTSLVYSLVRPLLFTLPPSWAHAVAMAALAPVEHVALLRALTRAMFAVNRPELATRTMGLDFSNPVGLAGGFDKNARRARALAALGFGHLELGTVTAHGQAPNPTPNLFRLPRDRALINRLGFPNEGADPVTAHIEHVRSGIPVPIGISIGKSRVVALDPVEGVVADYLASFRAARPRANFVVVNVSSPNTAGLRAMQGQELARTLLGALAAENKVGARVPLLVKIAPDLSDDELEGVLAVADECELDGVVATNTTIARTGLATDAATVEAIGAGGLSGPPVRARALEIVRRVRARLGPERTVIGVGGIDSTEHALAMMRAGANLVQLYTGFIYRGPGVVRSIARGLADTVAQAGAKSLAELTRASWPTGA, from the coding sequence ATGAAGCAACGCGTTAGCCGTGCTACTCACGGCAGCGAGCCACGCCACCCCTCCGATCTTTGGCTCGGGAAAACCTCACTCGTGTACTCCCTCGTTCGCCCGCTTCTGTTCACCCTTCCGCCTTCGTGGGCCCACGCTGTTGCCATGGCCGCGCTCGCGCCCGTCGAGCACGTCGCACTGCTTCGCGCTTTGACGCGGGCGATGTTCGCCGTGAACCGCCCCGAGCTCGCGACACGCACGATGGGGCTCGATTTCTCGAACCCCGTGGGCCTCGCGGGGGGCTTCGACAAGAACGCGCGGCGAGCTCGTGCGCTCGCCGCGCTGGGTTTCGGCCACCTGGAGCTTGGAACGGTGACCGCGCACGGGCAGGCACCGAATCCCACGCCAAACCTGTTTCGGCTGCCGCGCGATCGGGCGCTCATCAATCGGCTCGGCTTCCCCAACGAGGGCGCCGATCCGGTTACCGCCCACATCGAGCATGTGCGCTCGGGGATCCCAGTGCCCATCGGCATCTCCATCGGCAAGTCGCGCGTGGTGGCGCTGGATCCCGTGGAAGGTGTCGTTGCGGATTACCTGGCAAGCTTCCGCGCGGCCCGCCCGCGGGCGAATTTCGTGGTGGTCAATGTGTCTTCGCCGAACACCGCCGGGCTTCGCGCGATGCAGGGCCAGGAGCTCGCGCGCACCTTGTTGGGCGCATTGGCGGCGGAAAACAAGGTGGGCGCACGCGTGCCGCTGCTCGTCAAAATCGCGCCCGATCTGAGCGACGACGAGCTGGAAGGGGTTCTCGCCGTCGCGGACGAATGCGAGCTCGACGGCGTGGTCGCCACCAACACGACCATTGCGCGGACGGGCCTTGCCACGGATGCCGCCACCGTCGAGGCCATCGGCGCCGGAGGGCTCAGTGGGCCGCCGGTCCGGGCGCGCGCCCTGGAGATCGTCCGACGTGTTCGCGCGCGCCTCGGGCCCGAGCGCACCGTCATCGGTGTCGGCGGAATCGACTCGACGGAGCACGCGCTGGCGATGATGCGCGCGGGCGCGAACCTCGTGCAGCTCTACACCGGCTTCATCTACCGCGGCCCGGGTGTCGTGCGATCCATCGCACGCGGCCTCGCCGACACGGTCGCACAGGCTGGCGCGAAGTCCCTCGCCGAGCTCACACGGGCGTCGTGGCCCACCGGCGCTTAG